The stretch of DNA TCGCAAACCCGCATCATCCCGATTTTCACGAATTGAATGAGTGGGTCGGACCATATTTTAGGCCCGATGAAGTCGATCTGGAGTATGTGAACAGCGAATTGAAGCGAATGAAATTCCGGAAGCGGATCAAGCCAAGCGCAACGTAGGGTGGTTGCACGCGCAGACCTCGTTCAACGCAGGATCCAATTCAACTCTCTAACCAACATTTTGTCCGCGCGATTTCAAACCTGCCAGCATCCTGTCATACGTCGGCGTTGGAACGTGGAGCTCTCTTCCTTCCGCCGCCACATAACCGGTCAATGACTCCACCTCCGTCCTGTTCCCCTTCTGAAAATCGTCACGCATCGAGGAGCTGGACTCATACGGGAGCGACGTCGATTTCGCCAGTGTCGACTGAACGATGTCCTCCGGAAGCGGGATCCCCTTCGCATCTGCCACGGCCTTCAGTTCCTTTATCAGGTTCAGAAGCACTTCTTTCTGTTCTTTGTCTTCGAGAATGTCCCCGATCGGAAGATCGAGGTAGGAGGTGAGGGTGCCAAACGGTGAAATGAACAGGAATTTCTCCCAGATCGTCTGTGTGATGTTCCCGGACACTTTTGCATTGATGCCCGCCGATGTCAGGAGCGTTTCAATCTCCTGAAGCTTGCCGGGAGCTTCATTCTCCGAACCAATATAGAGCCTCCTGAGTGTGCCGGACTGCCTGACGACCCCGGGCGCGATCAACCTCGAAATAATATAGATGCAGCCCTCCCACACCCGGGCGTCCGGAAATACTCTGCTGATTCTCTCCCTGGCATCGACGCCGTTGAGGAACGGGAGTATTACGGTATGATCGGTGATGCAGGGTCTGAGAAGTTCAAGGCTCGATTCCAGGTCATAGCTTTTCACACAGCAGATCACGAGGTCGACAACTCCCAGTTCCTCAGGCCGGCTTGTGATTCTCGAAGGATGCGATATTTGCTCGCCTTCGGGTGTGATCAGTTTCAGACCGCCCGACCGGATGGCCCGCTCATGATCCCCCCTCGCGATAAACATGATCTCCGCTGCATCGGAGCCGGCGTACCGGGCCGCCAGCTTCCCTCCGAGGTACCCGCCCACGCCTCCCAATCCGAGGATTGCCACTTTGAGCTTTTGACCCATCAGGTCCTTTCGCAATCCCCGGGTCGATTCGTGGAACTATTGAGTAAAATCCCAGAGGACATTGATGACTTTCCATTCCCCGTCCATCTTGCCCATCTGTACATAGTCGATGAATTTGAACTTGTTGGTGACCACCTTTGCGGTCGCGATCTTCCCCTGAATATCGTAAATAATTACCTGTCCTCTAAACGGTTGATCGGGATTGAGGACATTCGTATTCCGGTTGTGTTTCGTGGCGAACAAGAGCTCCGACGCGCCCATGTTCTTCACCATGAAATTCCCCAGCGTGTCTTTTATGACGATTCTCTTGGCAAGCTCGGGAGAGACTCCCTTTGACACTCTCTGCCAATCTGCATTGTAATAACCCTCGACGTAGTTGAGGGCGGCTTCTCTGATGGCAGCCGAATCATTCACCTGCGCCTTCGCCGGCAGGAAGGCGAGAAGTCCAAACAAGAGAGCTGCAAACATTGTTGTGCTACGCATGCGTCACGTCTCCTTCACATGATTGGATGATAAACAAGAGGAGCGGTTCCTCCTGCCTCTTCTTAACATACCAAAGGGTTTAGACCCGAAACAGACTCAGTTGCTGAAACTTGCGACCGCATCAGTTGGCCGGTGGTGTCGCAGATTGGCGGTGATCCTCTCAAACTCGTCATGCTGACATGCTCCTGGTCAGCATCTTTCAACTCTTTTAGAAAGATCCCGACCTGAAACATGTCGGGATGACGGCAAAACATGAAAATGCGCCTCTACCCGTCACTTGGTAGTGGGGGAATTTCAACAGCCGAGCCGAAAACCCGCAGCCTAAAGGCTGCGGCTACCAAGCCCGAGGCATCGGTAGCCGCGACCTTCAGGTCGCGGGACGCAAAGACAACGAAAATCAGCAAGTACCCGTCACTTGGGTTTATTGACACTCAGGCGATTTCTCAATACATTTACCGGTTATCCCGAACAACTAACCCCCCTCATCAAAACTATCTCAGGGAGACCTATCATGAAAACTGGACCATCTAACCCATTGCTGCTGGCGACATTTCTGACCTTCGCTGTGTTGATAACCGGACTCTGCTCCTGTGCCGACAACAGCGGATACACGAAAGAAATGCAGGCGAAGATTGATTCCATGCAAACGGTTCTGAAAACAATCGCCGACGGCAATGCGACGCTCGAGAAAAACCTCGCAACATTTGACACGCTCGATTATACTGTGTTCAGCAATCAGGAATGGGTCCGGTTGCATGAAAGCCATTCGGCTGACATCGTGGTAAACTGGCCCGACGGTCATCACACGAATGGAATCGAAAAACACATCGAAGATCTCAAAGCGATGTTCGTCTACGCCCCTGACACGAGACTAAAGGAACATCCGATCCGGATCGGCTCGGCCAACGGAGAATGGACCTGTGTCGAGGGCATCATGGAGGGAACGTTCACCAAACCGATGCCTGTCGGCAAGGGGAAATCCATCAAGCCGACCGGGAAGGCGTTCAAGCTCCCCATGTGCACGATCGGCCACTGGAAAAACGGTGTGATGATAGAAGAATCGTTGTTCTGGGATAACCAGACGTATATGGCTCAAATAGGTTTAGCGAAGTAAACGCGCCTCACTCCTTCCGGGCCCTTACTCAAAAAAAGCCCCGCCTTTCGAGCGGGGCTTTTTTTATAGGCACAGGCTCAGCTCACTCCTTGGACGATTCAAACCAAGGGCCGAAGTCGTCATGGATGAACTCCTTCGTCCCTTTCCGGCCTGTCAGAATCAATGAAAGAGGGCCGCCTTCCCGTCCGAGGCGAACCGTTATGTCAAAGAAGGGGCAGCAGAGCTTTTCCTGTATCGCCCATTCGGAGACAAGATCGAATGTCTTCCGGTCCGGCGGAAAATCGATCGCATATCCGTCCTTCAGTTCCCGGATGCCGGTGCTGAGCTTGCGGAGCATCGGACCCAGCTCATCGAAGTGGCGCTTCCTCTCCGCAGGCGAGAGTGCTTCCGGAACACAGGCAAACGGGGTCTCGGTTTTCGCCTTCTGCTTTCCCTCCGACGGCCACAGAGCGAACGCGTCTCCCGGGACGGTTGCATGATCCCGGGAATTAGTCGATTTTGCCCCGGCGATGAGTGCAAGGGTGAGGGCTAAGAGTGATGGGATTACTGATAGGTTCTTCATGGCTTTAATTCCTTTATGAAAGGTGATAATATTCTCGTTCCACCGCTCCGCGGTGGAACGCCTGTTTGGGCGCTCTGCGTCCCGACTATCCTGCGGCGCAGAGCGCCGCGGACTGCGTTCCCACGCAGAGCGTGGGAACGAGGAGCAGACAAATTTGGGGAAACCGCTCGAGGGTCTAGATCCGAAGGTTCAGAGTGAGGATCTCCACTCCCACATCGGGCGACGGAGGAACATTTTTCCATTCGACGAGTTGGGGTTGGAGGAGAGCTGATTGGCACCCGGGAAGAAGGGTTACGGGCTGCAACGGCTGGGGAACGCCGATCCGCAGTTGCTCGGATACGGACGTGAACGGAACGACCGAATGGCAGCAGGGCAGCGGCCTTTGCGCCGGACTTGATTTCGTGCTGCAAAGAGTGTTCCGGGCATTGCATCCCCTCGCTTCCTTGCAGCAGTCAACCATCCGGCCCACCGTCCGCGCGAACCGGTGGATCGTCACCGTGCAAGCCAGAAAATTTGCGCTAGGTTGCGCGCTCCCGAACAGAAGGCAGAGCAGTATGGGGATGCGCAAGTACTTGTTCCGGTACGCCATGCTGAAAGAACCCGCTTTCGCGAAGAAAAGTTTCAATCCGGAGAGCTCACGACCTCCAGAGATATGACATCTTCAGGAAGAGTCCCTGCCGCATCACGAGAAGCCTGTCGCTCGGGACATAGTCTGTCCCGTCCCAGCTCACCTTGTCAAAGATCGATCCATATCCTATGAACACGGCTGTCCCGGGGATATAGGTGAAGGAGGCGAGAAAGTCGTTCGTAAACTCGCTCCGGTAGTCATTGTACTGGCCGATCGCGCGAAAGAAGAGATATTGATTTACCTGATAAGTCAGTTTGACGCGGGTGATTCCATAGGAGTAGAGCTTGGTGTCGACGGCGTCCGGGTAGAAATCCGTATAGATGTAGCTTCCCTCGGCAAGGAAGTTCTCCGATGGCTGGAGCGTGAGGACCGCATTCACGACGTTGCTTTTTCCCTGCTCCGGCGTCGGGTAATAGATCGCCCTGATGCGCCGGTACAGGAGCGTCATCGCAACCTGTTTGGTGATCTGTCCCTTCAATTGCGTGTGTACGCCGCTCGTCTGAAAGAGTTCGCCGTTGAAGACCTCGGTGGAGTAGTTGAAGCGGGTTCTGTAAAGCCAATTCCCTGAAAAGAAAATGTTAAAGGCGAAATCGTCCGAAGTTTCCCAGAGCCCGCTCGGCCGGTCTTTCGTGCCGCCCGGTGAGAGTTCGAGTTCGATCCGCTGGAAGAATTTCGAGTCCGGATAGAACTTCGGCCGGACGAATCCTATAAAGTTGACCACGCCGGTTCTTGTGATATATCCCATATCGGCTCGAAAATTCTCCGACACCTCCCGGAAATTAAGATTGTAATCGAGATTGCGCGTCCCGCTTGAGAAGCGCGCCCCGAGCGTGTTCCCTTCGACCGGTGAGCCCGCCGGATCGTCCTTCGCCCACGAAAGAAACCCGTTGCTCTCCAGAACGCCCGCGTCCGACACCCTGTACTGTTCGTCAAACCCGCCCACTCTATTATAGCCATGCTCCAGTTCTCTCCCCGCGTAGAGAAAACCGGCGTAGCTGTCGCTTGAAAGGGTCCGTTTGTATCTCAGAACCGGCACATGGATGTATCTTCCCATCGTGGGACGGTCGGGTTCAAGAACCTCGTCCATCGCATAGAGAGCCGCGAGGGTATTTCCGTTTCCGACCTTCCCGGTCAGCTTCGTGCCCAGAAACGGATCGGCGATTGTCCGGGAATAGTAGATCGTCGGATCGAGTAGATTCGCGTTCGCCCCGATATTGAAATTGTCCTGCCCCTCGAGAAAGAAGGGGCGCTTCTCGGGATAGAAGAGGCTATAGCGCAAATTGATATCCACCTGCCCCGCGTCCGATTCCACCTGGCTGAAGTCGGGGTTGAGGGTTCCGTCGAGGATCAGGTCCGTCGTGATTCCGTACTTCGTCGTCAGGCTCGCATTCCCTTCCTGTTTATCGCGAACGAGATCCGTGCCCTGGCGTACATTCTGACGGGTCGCGGTGACTGCCGGAAGGATCTCCACAAGCTTGTAGTGTTCGATGCCGGGATATTCAAGCGGGTACATCTCGGTGAGAAGCGCGAAACCCTTCGCAGGATCGAGCCGCGGAAACGAGCTGTGCTCAGAGCGGCGGCTGATGAATCGCTCCAGAATGACTTCCATCACCGTCGGGTCGTCGTTCGCATACCGGAGGCTTTTCAGCGGGAGCTGCACTTCCACGGTGTACCCGATGGAATCGAGCTTCCCCGCGCTGTACCAGACGTAGTCGGGACTGAAATCTTCTATGCCTGCCGCGAAGCGGCTGTCTGCCTGAATCCCCAGGGGGTTGACATAGAAGGCGTTCAAGCCCTGCTGGTCGTTGGCGGCGTCGAGGTTGATGCAAATGAAGTCGTCTCCCGTGATTTTATCGCGTGGCGAGACCGAGGCTTTGATTTTTCCCGGATCGTCGTAACAGCGGAACGCAAAGTAGATATTCTGCCGGTCGTACGCGAGCGCCACGTCCGTCTGCTCCTTCGGAACGATGTCGTAGTCGGGGGCAAACGTCTTGAAGCCGCCAACGTGCGGGGCAAGGTTCCAGACAGGTTCGTCCAGGATGCCGTCGATGACCGGCGGAGTTGCCACAAGCACCGGATGGAGCGCGTCGAAGCGGGGGGGAGCTGGAATCACGCTATCGCCGGGCGGGAACCAGCGCGCTTCGAGAGTCGTGATGAAAAGAAAACAGGCTGCAGCCGATATGACCACAGAGCCGGCGCGGGTTCGTAACCTGGGGGTCATGAGTCTCTCCGTCTTCACAATGTTTCGGAACAGCCTTCGGGTGAACCCGCGACAGCCTGGTGATCGCGCATCGAAGGATAGATTTGATGGTCAGCCCGCAAACGGCATATTTCTCCGGGCAGGATCTTCTCCCGCCGGTGCAGGCATATGCTTACTTGATACGAGAGAAATTTGCATTAGTTCCGCCCATCCCGGGTAGGGAGGGCCAAAATCGAGTTCATCCAATGCCGTGGATCCTCTTTTCTCCCCATCCCGGCATGTTCCAAGGCCGGGATGGTGTTTGGTTCCCGGAACTGCATGAAAATAAGATTAAAACTTTTTCAAAAATCCCCGCCTCCGGGGATTCCCGGTTCTCATTTTTCTCATCTGAACCCCTTAGAAAATCGTGAATGTTTACGAGTGGGGCCTTTAAAAGAAATTGGAAATCTAAAAAAGATAGCCGGATTTCAAAACGCCCTCTTTTCTGCCAATATTCTAATCGCACTTTTTCTAAAATCAATTCCGCGCGGGAGCCTTCACCTTCCCATTCACCCGCATTAATCTGATGAACTTTTGAAATTCGATGCCTGTTAGGGACGAATAGAGGGCGGCAATTCAGTTCTCTTGCGGCCCGAGGAGGGAGAGGGCGACATCTCCCGTACGCAATGTTGATGCAAATGTCGCGATGGCTTTTACCCTAGTGCTCGAGTAAATTTTGCTGTATCGTATTGAGCTTCTCTCCACCGCGATACTCCCGGCTCGCGGATGGAGTGGGGCTATTGGCTCTTTGTTCTTAAGTGTAAAGCGGAAACGCGCACAGTCTCCCGATCACAACTGCGGTTTCGCGGAACTTATGGAAGAAAGCAATCCTTTACACAGGGTAAGACAATTACGCGGCAACGGATCCAGGATGGGGGAAGCCGTACAGGAGCGTCCCCGTCTGACCGTGGTGTCAAAACACCGCGGTGATGGCGACCCGTTCGATCCCTCCTCCTACACACTTGCCGGCTCAGGGATCCATCCTTCGAACGGCAGCACCGCCGATCGCCCCAGGGTACAGGGGAAGTTCATCTTTGCCGGCCGTGAGAAACTGTATGTCAGGGGCGTGACATACGGGACATTTCGCCCCAACAGCGATGACGAGGAGTTTCCGGTCCGGCGGGTGGTAGACCGCGATTTTGCCCTGATGGCGGATAACGGCGTCAACGCCGTCCGCACCTACACACCTCCTCCAATCTGGTTGCTCGACATCGCGCAACGGCGCGGCCTTCGGGTGATCGCCGGGCTCCCGGTCGAGCGGTCGGTGGCCTTTGTCGACTACCGGAAGTGCGCGCGTTCCATCGAGCAGATGGTCCGGACCGAAGTTCGCTTGCGCGCCGGCCACCCGGCGATCCTCTGCTATACCATCGGCAACGAAATCCCGGCTTCGATCGTCCGCTGGCATGGTGCCGGTAAAGTGGAACACTTCCTCGAACGGCTCTATTATAGCGCGAAGGGGGAAGATCCTGAGGGGCTCGTCACCTACGTCAATTACCCTTCTACCGAGTATCTCCAGCTTCCGTTCCTCGATTTCGTCTGTTTCAATATCTATCTCGAATCCCAGAAGGCCCTGGAACCCTACATTGCCCGATTGCATAATATCGCCGGCGACCGGCCGGTCGTCATGGCCGAGATGGGGCTTGATAGTCTGAGAAACGGCGAAGAGGCTCAGGCGGAGAGCGTGGATTGGCAGGTCCGGTGTTCATTTGCCGCGGGCTGCGCCGGAGTATTCG from Bacteroidota bacterium encodes:
- a CDS encoding 2-dehydropantoate 2-reductase, whose product is MGQKLKVAILGLGGVGGYLGGKLAARYAGSDAAEIMFIARGDHERAIRSGGLKLITPEGEQISHPSRITSRPEELGVVDLVICCVKSYDLESSLELLRPCITDHTVILPFLNGVDARERISRVFPDARVWEGCIYIISRLIAPGVVRQSGTLRRLYIGSENEAPGKLQEIETLLTSAGINAKVSGNITQTIWEKFLFISPFGTLTSYLDLPIGDILEDKEQKEVLLNLIKELKAVADAKGIPLPEDIVQSTLAKSTSLPYESSSSMRDDFQKGNRTEVESLTGYVAAEGRELHVPTPTYDRMLAGLKSRGQNVG
- a CDS encoding ester cyclase, whose protein sequence is MKTGPSNPLLLATFLTFAVLITGLCSCADNSGYTKEMQAKIDSMQTVLKTIADGNATLEKNLATFDTLDYTVFSNQEWVRLHESHSADIVVNWPDGHHTNGIEKHIEDLKAMFVYAPDTRLKEHPIRIGSANGEWTCVEGIMEGTFTKPMPVGKGKSIKPTGKAFKLPMCTIGHWKNGVMIEESLFWDNQTYMAQIGLAK
- a CDS encoding DUF5916 domain-containing protein, giving the protein MTPRLRTRAGSVVISAAACFLFITTLEARWFPPGDSVIPAPPRFDALHPVLVATPPVIDGILDEPVWNLAPHVGGFKTFAPDYDIVPKEQTDVALAYDRQNIYFAFRCYDDPGKIKASVSPRDKITGDDFICINLDAANDQQGLNAFYVNPLGIQADSRFAAGIEDFSPDYVWYSAGKLDSIGYTVEVQLPLKSLRYANDDPTVMEVILERFISRRSEHSSFPRLDPAKGFALLTEMYPLEYPGIEHYKLVEILPAVTATRQNVRQGTDLVRDKQEGNASLTTKYGITTDLILDGTLNPDFSQVESDAGQVDINLRYSLFYPEKRPFFLEGQDNFNIGANANLLDPTIYYSRTIADPFLGTKLTGKVGNGNTLAALYAMDEVLEPDRPTMGRYIHVPVLRYKRTLSSDSYAGFLYAGRELEHGYNRVGGFDEQYRVSDAGVLESNGFLSWAKDDPAGSPVEGNTLGARFSSGTRNLDYNLNFREVSENFRADMGYITRTGVVNFIGFVRPKFYPDSKFFQRIELELSPGGTKDRPSGLWETSDDFAFNIFFSGNWLYRTRFNYSTEVFNGELFQTSGVHTQLKGQITKQVAMTLLYRRIRAIYYPTPEQGKSNVVNAVLTLQPSENFLAEGSYIYTDFYPDAVDTKLYSYGITRVKLTYQVNQYLFFRAIGQYNDYRSEFTNDFLASFTYIPGTAVFIGYGSIFDKVSWDGTDYVPSDRLLVMRQGLFLKMSYLWRS
- a CDS encoding nuclear transport factor 2 family protein, with product MRSTTMFAALLFGLLAFLPAKAQVNDSAAIREAALNYVEGYYNADWQRVSKGVSPELAKRIVIKDTLGNFMVKNMGASELLFATKHNRNTNVLNPDQPFRGQVIIYDIQGKIATAKVVTNKFKFIDYVQMGKMDGEWKVINVLWDFTQ